In Arsenicicoccus sp. oral taxon 190, the following are encoded in one genomic region:
- the steA gene encoding putative cytokinetic ring protein SteA, which yields MSQFPHRGRSARDAPAVDTHTVRVDRRTKDLTKRLNPGDIAVIDHADIDRVSAEALVACRPAAVLNAARSTTGRYPNLGPQILLDAGIPHLDGLGPEVMTVREGSAGDLVADSLVVDGEVVATGHRQTAESIEAAQTLARIGLSNQLEAFAANTMEYLKRERALLLDGVGIPDIATPIKGRHVLVVVRGYHYKEDLRALQHYIREYKPILIGVDGGADALLEIGRRPDLIVGDMDSVSDQALQSGAEIVVHAYRDGRAPGLDRVRALGLDPVVFPATGTSEDIAMLLADDAGATLIVAVGTHATLVEFLDKGRAGMASTFLTRLRVGGKLVDAKGVSRLYRTRISIASLLFLVLACLLALVVALATTPGGQAMLQAVGARWDDVISWIWGLFT from the coding sequence ATGTCCCAGTTCCCGCACCGCGGCCGCTCGGCCCGAGACGCGCCTGCGGTCGACACGCACACCGTCCGCGTCGACCGGCGCACGAAGGACCTCACGAAGCGCCTGAACCCCGGCGACATCGCCGTCATCGACCACGCCGACATCGACCGGGTCTCGGCCGAGGCCCTGGTCGCGTGCCGCCCCGCGGCCGTCCTCAACGCTGCGCGGTCCACCACGGGTCGCTACCCCAACCTCGGGCCGCAGATCCTGCTCGACGCCGGCATACCGCACCTGGACGGGCTCGGGCCGGAGGTGATGACCGTCCGCGAGGGCAGCGCCGGTGACCTGGTCGCCGACTCCCTGGTCGTGGACGGCGAGGTCGTCGCCACGGGCCACCGCCAGACGGCGGAGAGCATCGAGGCGGCGCAGACGCTGGCGCGGATCGGCCTGTCCAACCAGCTCGAGGCGTTCGCCGCCAACACGATGGAGTACCTCAAGCGGGAGCGGGCGCTGCTGCTGGACGGGGTCGGCATACCGGACATCGCCACCCCCATCAAGGGCCGGCACGTCCTGGTGGTGGTGCGCGGCTACCACTACAAGGAGGACCTGCGGGCGCTGCAGCACTACATCCGGGAGTACAAGCCGATCCTGATCGGGGTGGACGGCGGCGCGGACGCGCTGCTCGAGATCGGCCGGCGGCCGGACCTCATCGTCGGCGACATGGACTCCGTCAGCGACCAGGCGCTGCAGTCGGGGGCCGAGATCGTGGTGCACGCCTACCGTGACGGCCGGGCACCGGGGCTGGACCGGGTCCGCGCCCTCGGGCTGGACCCGGTGGTCTTCCCCGCGACCGGGACCAGCGAGGACATCGCGATGCTGCTCGCCGACGACGCCGGCGCCACGCTCATCGTCGCGGTCGGCACCCACGCGACCCTGGTGGAGTTCCTCGACAAGGGCCGAGCCGGTATGGCGAGCACCTTCCTGACGCGGCTGCGGGTGGGCGGCAAGCTGGTGGACGCCAAGGGCGTGTCGCGGCTCTACCGCACCCGGATCTCGATCGCGTCGCTGCTCTTCCTGGTGCTGGCCTGCCTGCTTGCGCTGGTCGTCGCCCTGGCCACGACCCCCGGGGGCCAGGCGATGCTGCAGGCCGTGGGGGCGCGGTGGGACGACGTCATCTCTTGGATCTGGGGGCTGTTCACATGA
- the recN gene encoding DNA repair protein RecN, producing MTIRGLGVIDEAVLQLAPGLNVVTGETGAGKTMVVTGLGLLLGGRSDSDLVRTGAERISVEGFVELPPDHPALERAGDAGADVDDGLILARTVATSGRSRAHLGGRSVPVSTLAEVGEQLVAVHGQADQWRLRSGEEHRVVLDAYDAQIAPLLAAFQQTYDEHHRLAAELDGLRSAARERAREADGLRVALEEIEAADPQPGEDDELRLEDDRLSHADALRDGAARAHAALAGDEQGWEGPATGAVAAMAEAATSLEPWVAHDPALADLHRRLSELSYLAADLTTDLAGYLTDVEVDPARLAAVQDRRADLVRLQRKYGDTIDEVLAWAQQASTTLLTLEGDDARIAEIEHRLQEITPRLGQQGAQLHDARTAAAARLGEAVTRELTRLSMPRATLVVHVTTHAHDRGLELPTGERVRYSRNGIDEVEIALAANAGAPPRSVTKAASGGELSRVMLALEVVARGGSSVPTFVFDEVDAGIGGKAGVEVGGRLAELARSAQVIVVTHLAQVAAYADRHLVVRKADDGQVAASGVVEVSGEERVRELARMMSGDDSAAAVEHAQQLLDTARRGRARRR from the coding sequence ATGACGATCCGCGGGCTCGGGGTCATCGACGAGGCGGTGCTGCAGCTGGCGCCCGGCCTCAACGTGGTGACGGGTGAGACCGGTGCGGGCAAGACGATGGTCGTGACCGGTCTGGGGCTGCTGCTCGGCGGCCGCTCCGACAGCGACCTGGTGCGCACCGGGGCCGAGCGGATCAGCGTCGAAGGTTTCGTGGAGCTGCCGCCGGATCACCCCGCGCTGGAGCGGGCCGGCGACGCCGGTGCCGACGTCGACGACGGCCTGATCCTGGCGCGCACCGTCGCGACCTCCGGGCGCTCCCGCGCCCACCTCGGCGGCCGATCGGTGCCCGTGAGCACGCTGGCCGAGGTGGGGGAGCAGCTCGTGGCCGTGCACGGCCAGGCCGACCAGTGGCGGCTGCGCTCCGGGGAGGAGCACCGGGTGGTGCTGGACGCCTACGACGCCCAGATCGCCCCGCTGCTGGCTGCCTTCCAGCAGACGTATGACGAGCACCACCGCCTCGCCGCCGAGCTGGACGGGCTGCGCTCCGCGGCCCGGGAGCGGGCCCGCGAGGCGGACGGCCTGCGCGTCGCGCTCGAGGAGATCGAGGCGGCCGACCCGCAGCCGGGCGAGGACGACGAGCTGCGCCTGGAAGACGACCGCCTCTCCCACGCCGACGCGCTCCGCGACGGTGCGGCGCGGGCCCACGCGGCGCTCGCCGGGGACGAGCAGGGCTGGGAGGGGCCGGCCACCGGGGCCGTCGCCGCGATGGCCGAGGCGGCCACCTCGCTCGAGCCGTGGGTCGCCCACGACCCCGCCCTCGCGGACCTGCACCGTCGGCTGAGCGAGCTGTCCTACCTCGCCGCGGACCTGACGACGGACCTGGCGGGATACCTCACGGACGTCGAGGTGGACCCGGCGCGGCTGGCCGCGGTGCAGGATCGCCGGGCCGACCTGGTGCGGCTGCAGCGCAAGTACGGCGACACCATCGACGAGGTCCTCGCCTGGGCCCAGCAGGCCAGCACGACCCTGCTCACGCTCGAGGGGGACGACGCCCGGATCGCCGAGATCGAGCACCGGCTCCAGGAGATCACCCCACGCCTCGGCCAGCAGGGGGCGCAGCTGCACGACGCGCGGACGGCAGCGGCGGCCCGGCTCGGGGAGGCGGTGACCCGCGAGCTCACCCGGCTGTCCATGCCCCGGGCCACGCTGGTCGTCCACGTCACCACGCACGCGCACGACCGCGGCCTCGAGCTGCCGACCGGTGAGCGGGTCCGCTACTCCCGCAACGGCATCGACGAGGTCGAGATCGCGCTGGCCGCCAACGCCGGGGCACCCCCGCGCAGCGTCACCAAGGCCGCCTCCGGGGGAGAGCTCTCACGCGTCATGCTGGCCCTCGAGGTCGTCGCCCGGGGCGGCTCGAGCGTGCCGACCTTCGTCTTCGACGAGGTGGACGCCGGCATCGGCGGCAAGGCCGGCGTGGAGGTCGGCGGCCGGCTCGCCGAGCTCGCCCGCAGCGCCCAGGTGATCGTCGTCACGCACCTCGCGCAGGTCGCGGCGTACGCCGACCGGCACCTGGTGGTCCGCAAGGCCGACGACGGACAGGTCGCGGCCAGCGGGGTCGTGGAGGTCAGCGGCGAGGAGCGGGTGCGCGAGCTCGCCCGGATGATGAGCGGCGACGACAGCGCCGCCGCGGTGGAGCACGCCCAGCAGCTGCTCGACACGGCCCGCCGCGGCCGGGCCCGCCGTCGTTGA
- a CDS encoding HAD-IIA family hydrolase translates to MSDALLAGYQGLVVDLDGVVYRGPDAVDHAADALNAAVDQGLPVMYATNNAGRPAATVAEHLTELGVRTDAEHVVTSAQAGAALLADQLEPGTTVLAVGGPGVAIALREVGLDPVTPGERIEDPEVAGRVRAVLQGYGTELTWSDLKEAAYAVSAGATWMATNVDLTIPTERGIAPGNGSAVAAVRNVIGRDPQVAGKPYPPLYERCAERAERDVARMLAVGDRLDTDIEGANASGMDSLLVLTGVDGPLALASAPDRRRATYVALDLRSLHEPYAAAQLRDGAEAPAASCGDAVATVDGHGDDATLTVSGGDPIEQVRAAVTAVWAARDAGRVGIPLPAGVAEPLEALDPR, encoded by the coding sequence ATGAGTGACGCGCTGCTGGCGGGATACCAGGGGCTGGTCGTGGACCTCGACGGGGTGGTCTACCGCGGCCCGGACGCCGTCGACCACGCGGCGGATGCGCTCAACGCGGCCGTCGACCAGGGCCTGCCGGTGATGTACGCCACCAACAACGCCGGCCGACCCGCTGCCACCGTCGCCGAGCACCTCACGGAGCTGGGCGTGCGGACGGACGCCGAGCACGTCGTGACCAGTGCCCAGGCGGGTGCTGCCCTGCTCGCGGACCAGCTCGAGCCCGGCACCACGGTGCTGGCGGTCGGCGGCCCGGGCGTCGCGATCGCGCTGCGCGAGGTCGGTCTCGACCCGGTCACCCCCGGGGAGCGCATCGAGGACCCCGAGGTGGCCGGTCGGGTGCGCGCGGTGCTGCAGGGATACGGCACCGAGCTGACCTGGTCGGACCTGAAGGAGGCGGCCTACGCGGTGTCGGCGGGAGCCACCTGGATGGCGACCAACGTGGATCTCACCATCCCCACCGAGCGCGGGATCGCCCCCGGCAACGGGTCCGCGGTGGCGGCGGTGCGCAACGTCATCGGCCGCGACCCGCAGGTCGCCGGGAAGCCCTACCCCCCGCTCTACGAGCGCTGCGCCGAGCGCGCCGAGCGCGACGTGGCGAGGATGCTCGCCGTCGGTGACCGCCTGGACACCGACATCGAGGGCGCGAACGCCTCGGGCATGGACAGCCTGCTGGTCCTCACCGGCGTCGACGGTCCGCTCGCCCTGGCGAGCGCGCCGGACCGCCGGCGCGCCACCTATGTCGCCCTGGACCTGCGGTCGCTGCACGAGCCGTATGCCGCCGCCCAGCTGCGCGACGGGGCCGAGGCGCCCGCGGCGTCCTGCGGCGACGCCGTGGCCACCGTCGACGGGCACGGGGACGACGCCACCCTGACCGTCTCCGGGGGAGACCCGATCGAGCAGGTCCGGGCGGCCGTCACCGCGGTGTGGGCGGCCCGGGACGCGGGGCGGGTCGGCATACCGCTCCCGGCCGGGGTGGCCGAGCCGCTGGAGGCCCTCGACCCCCGCTGA
- a CDS encoding TlyA family RNA methyltransferase, producing the protein MSTARLDSELVRRGLARSRGQARELLAAGRVTVGGRVVPKASHAVTSADAVAVTGGPDPWVSRAAHKLRAALAEFDGVQVAGRRCIDVGASTGGFTQVLLDRGAATVCALDVGHGQLDAQLAADPRVDERSGLSVRDTAPEDVGGPFDLLVTDLSFISLTLVARRLADLVREGGDAVALIKPQFEVGRARLGKGGVVRDPRHRRAAVEQVLDALAVAGLHPRGLAASPITGTDGNNEYLVWCVRDLGAPPDLTPWRQTAARLTEQGAHP; encoded by the coding sequence ATGAGCACGGCACGGCTCGACAGCGAGCTCGTGCGCCGCGGCCTGGCACGCTCCCGCGGGCAGGCCCGCGAGCTCCTCGCCGCCGGTCGCGTGACCGTGGGCGGCCGCGTGGTCCCCAAGGCGTCGCACGCCGTCACCAGCGCGGACGCGGTGGCGGTGACGGGCGGGCCGGACCCGTGGGTGAGCCGGGCGGCGCACAAGCTGCGCGCGGCCCTGGCGGAGTTCGACGGGGTGCAGGTCGCCGGCAGACGGTGCATCGACGTCGGCGCGAGCACCGGCGGGTTCACGCAGGTGCTGCTGGACCGCGGCGCGGCCACGGTGTGCGCCCTCGACGTGGGCCACGGCCAGCTCGACGCGCAGCTCGCCGCCGACCCCCGGGTCGACGAGCGCAGCGGGTTGTCCGTGCGCGACACCGCGCCCGAGGACGTCGGCGGCCCCTTCGACCTGCTGGTCACCGACCTCAGCTTCATCTCCCTGACGCTCGTGGCGCGCCGGCTGGCGGACCTGGTCCGCGAGGGCGGGGACGCCGTGGCCCTGATCAAGCCGCAGTTCGAGGTGGGGCGGGCGCGGCTCGGCAAGGGCGGCGTGGTCCGCGACCCCCGGCACCGGCGCGCGGCCGTCGAGCAGGTCCTCGACGCCCTCGCGGTCGCCGGGCTGCACCCCCGCGGCCTCGCGGCCAGCCCCATCACCGGCACCGACGGCAACAACGAATACCTTGTGTGGTGCGTCCGCGACCTGGGCGCGCCACCCGACCTGACGCCGTGGCGGCAGACCGCCGCGCGCCTCACCGAGCAAGGAGCTCATCCGTGA
- a CDS encoding copper transporter, whose product MIDFRYHLVSIIAIFMALAVGIVLGAGPLKEDIGTTLTSELTKLRQDKADLNTQLTQARRDVTAGQSFAAATRPVVLKDRLSGKQAVVVAASGADEQVVAGVETALGEAGAQVGSVVRLSDQWTHPDDSGDLGAITKEAAGGLGIDRTKVTDDLLPGSVLGRALLTSTAKDGYRSEPGHARQALDTLRSKGLLTVRGDESQPATLVVTVAAPLTRSGTQPVDPQVQAYANLVRAMDTTADGSVLVSPSKPVDDTDNLSAGAVVSGVRAIRPAAAVVSTVDDADLAMGQVATVVALQAQQKGGAGRYGTGTDAESVLPDLAR is encoded by the coding sequence ATGATCGACTTCCGCTACCACCTGGTCTCGATCATCGCCATCTTCATGGCGCTGGCGGTGGGGATCGTGCTGGGGGCCGGGCCGCTGAAGGAGGACATCGGCACCACGCTGACCTCCGAGCTCACCAAGCTGCGCCAGGACAAGGCCGACCTCAACACCCAGCTGACCCAGGCGCGCCGGGACGTCACCGCGGGCCAGAGCTTTGCCGCGGCCACCCGACCGGTGGTGCTCAAAGACCGGCTCAGCGGCAAGCAGGCCGTCGTGGTCGCCGCGTCCGGGGCCGACGAGCAGGTCGTCGCCGGGGTCGAGACCGCGCTCGGCGAGGCGGGTGCGCAGGTGGGCTCGGTGGTCCGCCTCAGCGACCAGTGGACCCACCCCGACGACTCCGGCGACCTGGGGGCGATCACCAAGGAGGCCGCGGGGGGCCTGGGGATCGACCGGACGAAGGTGACCGACGACCTCCTGCCGGGCAGCGTGCTCGGCCGCGCCCTGCTCACCAGCACCGCCAAGGACGGCTACCGCTCCGAGCCCGGCCACGCCCGCCAGGCCCTGGACACGCTGCGCAGCAAGGGCCTGCTGACCGTCCGCGGCGACGAGTCGCAGCCCGCGACCCTGGTCGTGACCGTCGCGGCACCTCTGACCCGCAGCGGGACCCAGCCGGTCGACCCGCAGGTGCAGGCCTACGCCAACCTGGTGCGGGCGATGGACACCACCGCCGACGGGTCGGTGCTGGTGTCGCCCAGCAAGCCCGTCGACGACACCGACAACCTGTCGGCCGGCGCCGTTGTCTCGGGGGTCCGCGCGATCCGTCCCGCCGCCGCCGTGGTCTCCACCGTCGATGACGCCGACCTCGCGATGGGACAGGTGGCCACCGTCGTCGCCCTCCAGGCCCAGCAGAAGGGCGGCGCCGGCCGCTACGGCACCGGGACCGATGCCGAGTCGGTCCTGCCGGACCTCGCGCGGTAG
- a CDS encoding NAD kinase, with protein MTRTILLVVHHRRAEARHLARSLCEHLRAAGIVPRLSSADREVLGGELGDLVEWNDGDCAEGCELVCVLGGDGTILRGAELARGCGIPVLGVNLGHVGFLAEAEREHFEDVVERIVLRDYAVEERLTLEVVVHQGDDELTRTWALNEATVEKASRQRMLELAVGIDGRPLSTWGCDGVVMATPTGSTAYAFSAGGPVVWPTVEALLVVPLSAHALFARPLVLSPSSEVSVELLPDQEGTGVLWCDGRRTIDLPRGARVEARRSDVPVRLARLVTAPFTDRLVAKFDLSIAGWRGRGRLEP; from the coding sequence GTGACCCGCACGATCCTGCTCGTCGTTCACCACCGCCGCGCCGAGGCGCGTCACCTCGCCCGCAGCCTGTGCGAGCACCTGCGCGCGGCCGGGATCGTGCCGCGGCTGTCGTCGGCCGACCGTGAGGTCCTCGGCGGCGAGCTCGGCGACCTGGTCGAGTGGAACGACGGCGACTGCGCGGAGGGCTGCGAGCTGGTCTGCGTCCTCGGCGGCGACGGCACGATCCTCCGGGGAGCAGAGCTGGCCCGGGGCTGCGGCATACCCGTCCTGGGGGTCAACCTCGGGCACGTGGGGTTCCTGGCCGAGGCCGAGCGGGAGCACTTCGAGGACGTCGTGGAGCGGATCGTGCTGCGCGACTATGCCGTGGAGGAGCGGCTGACGCTCGAGGTGGTGGTCCACCAGGGCGACGACGAGCTGACCCGCACCTGGGCCCTCAACGAGGCCACCGTGGAGAAGGCCTCCCGCCAGCGGATGCTCGAGCTCGCCGTCGGCATCGACGGCCGCCCGCTGTCCACGTGGGGCTGCGACGGCGTGGTCATGGCGACGCCGACCGGGTCGACGGCCTACGCGTTCTCCGCCGGGGGGCCCGTGGTGTGGCCGACCGTGGAGGCGCTGCTCGTGGTGCCGCTGTCCGCCCACGCGCTCTTCGCCCGCCCGCTGGTGCTCAGCCCCTCCTCCGAGGTGTCGGTCGAGCTGCTGCCGGACCAGGAGGGCACCGGGGTGCTGTGGTGCGACGGCCGCCGCACCATCGACCTGCCGCGCGGCGCCCGCGTCGAGGCCCGCCGCAGCGACGTGCCGGTCCGGTTGGCGCGACTGGTGACGGCGCCGTTCACCGACCGACTGGTCGCGAAGTTCGACCTGTCCATCGCCGGCTGGCGCGGCCGCGGTCGTCTGGAGCCGTGA